One part of the Novipirellula aureliae genome encodes these proteins:
- a CDS encoding alpha-L-fucosidase: protein MKTRRDFMKSGLAFGGVIASGGIPLYAQDEATNIPSYLKGYEDLYAQDPHQAALAWFKDARFGLFMHYGLYSMLGQGEWVQFRTKIPVPEYEKLTARFNPEKFDADFITDLALEAGMKYVNLTSKHHDGFCLFDSKNDNWNSMAVAKRDLCGELAAQCQKKGLGCFFYYSLPMDWHHPYSLSREYGQYYRPAYEVKPEQYKFEKVEDLQKYLDDAKGHLRTLLSDYGPVAGVWFDTCTSYFMQSDLFPLNEIYAMVRSIQPNCLISFKQGCTGTEDFAAPERKGRSMADRLRNRYGDKVGDLAAHAWDQNKVKHNEICDTLQPGGWAYKQTDEGKHKTPDQVMEMLQAAGDQNCNLLLNTGPLPDGSIHPEDIVTLKEVGKRLRAQ, encoded by the coding sequence ATGAAAACCCGACGTGATTTTATGAAATCGGGACTGGCGTTTGGAGGTGTCATCGCATCTGGCGGAATCCCTCTTTATGCACAGGATGAGGCTACGAATATCCCTTCCTATTTAAAGGGGTATGAGGATCTTTATGCTCAGGATCCACACCAAGCTGCGCTAGCGTGGTTCAAAGATGCCCGCTTTGGACTCTTCATGCATTACGGCTTGTACTCCATGCTCGGACAAGGCGAATGGGTTCAATTCAGGACGAAAATACCGGTCCCGGAATACGAGAAACTGACGGCGCGGTTCAATCCGGAAAAGTTTGACGCCGACTTCATCACCGATCTCGCACTCGAAGCGGGCATGAAGTACGTCAACCTGACCAGCAAGCATCATGATGGATTCTGCCTTTTCGATTCAAAAAACGACAATTGGAATTCCATGGCGGTGGCCAAACGTGACTTGTGCGGAGAACTGGCCGCTCAATGCCAGAAAAAAGGCCTGGGCTGTTTCTTCTATTACTCCCTACCGATGGACTGGCACCATCCTTACTCCCTCTCACGCGAATACGGCCAATACTATCGTCCGGCTTACGAGGTCAAACCCGAACAGTACAAGTTCGAAAAGGTTGAAGACCTGCAGAAGTATCTGGACGATGCCAAGGGACATCTCCGCACGCTGCTGAGCGATTATGGTCCTGTTGCCGGGGTATGGTTTGATACCTGTACGAGCTACTTCATGCAGTCTGACCTTTTCCCGCTGAATGAGATTTACGCGATGGTGCGCAGCATTCAGCCGAACTGTTTGATCAGCTTCAAACAGGGGTGCACGGGAACCGAGGACTTCGCCGCACCCGAACGCAAAGGGCGCTCGATGGCCGACCGACTTCGCAACCGGTATGGCGACAAGGTCGGCGATCTCGCTGCACACGCCTGGGATCAGAACAAAGTCAAGCACAATGAGATCTGCGACACGCTTCAACCGGGCGGATGGGCCTACAAGCAAACTGACGAAGGGAAGCACAAGACGCCGGATCAGGTTATGGAAATGCTGCAAGCAGCCGGTGACCAGAATTGCAATCTCTTGCTAAATACCGGACCGTTGCCTGATGGATCGATTCATCCTGAAGACATTGTTACTCTAAAAGAAGTCGGAAAACGTTTGCGGGCACAATAG